Proteins from a genomic interval of Niabella soli DSM 19437:
- the pyrR gene encoding bifunctional pyr operon transcriptional regulator/uracil phosphoribosyltransferase PyrR: MKQILKPEEIAITIKRLAQQITENHADFSKVALIGLQPRGVYLSDRIYNEVCKLVKGKIDYGRLDITFYRDDVRNELHTANKTDILFSIEGKEVILIDDVLYTGRTTRAAFDALLDYGRPKKVELCVLIDRRFTREFPIQADYVGKYIDSFETQKVLVRWKENNDKDQVTMTEG, translated from the coding sequence TTGAAACAGATTCTAAAACCCGAAGAAATAGCCATCACCATCAAGCGGCTGGCGCAGCAGATCACGGAAAATCATGCTGATTTTTCAAAGGTGGCGCTTATCGGGCTGCAGCCCCGGGGTGTTTATTTGTCGGACCGTATTTATAATGAGGTTTGCAAACTGGTAAAAGGAAAAATTGATTATGGCCGGCTGGATATTACCTTTTACCGGGATGATGTACGCAACGAGTTGCATACGGCCAATAAGACCGATATTCTTTTTTCAATAGAAGGGAAAGAGGTGATCCTGATTGATGACGTGTTGTATACCGGCCGTACCACGCGTGCGGCTTTTGACGCGTTGCTGGATTATGGCCGCCCCAAAAAAGTAGAGTTATGCGTACTGATCGACCGCAGGTTCACCCGCGAATTCCCCATTCAGGCCGATTATGTGGGTAAATACATCGACTCCTTTGAAACCCAAAAAGTACTGGTGCGATGGAAAGAGAACAACGATAAGGACCAGGTGACGATGACGGAAGGATAG
- the pruA gene encoding L-glutamate gamma-semialdehyde dehydrogenase: MHQGSFSYPLPANEPVLNYATGSKERENLKAAIALLKSEKTDVPMYIGSEEVRTSKKEALRPPHEHKFVLGHFSIGEKKHVQQAVDAALTAKKGWEQMTWESRAAIFLKAADLIATKYRGHMNAATMLGQSKNAYQAEIDSACELIDFLRFNVHFLSEIYKQQPVSSPGMHNRAEYRPLEGFVLAITPFNFTAIGGNLPTSAAMCGNVVVWKPAHTQIYSAQFFMRILKEAGLPDGVINLIYVDGPIVGDVCFNHRDFAGVHFTGSTGVFNHMWETIGKNIPKYRSYPRIVGETGGKDFVIAHKSADADVVATALLRGAFEFQGQKCSAASRAYIPSNLWKEVKQKLVEGINSFKMGTVEDFSNFINAVIDEKSFDKIRAYIEKAKKDPKASIVAGGVCNKKEGYFIQPTVIETKDPKYVTMCEEIFGPVLTVYVYPANQFEKTLELVDSTSPYALTGSIIATDRAAIELATKRLSNAAGNFYINDKPTGAVVGQQPFGGARASGTNDKAGSILNLYRWLSVRTIKETYNPPVDYRYPFMSEE, translated from the coding sequence ATGCACCAGGGATCATTTTCTTATCCTTTACCTGCTAACGAACCGGTACTGAATTATGCAACCGGAAGTAAAGAGCGGGAAAATTTAAAAGCCGCGATTGCTTTGCTAAAAAGCGAAAAAACGGATGTACCCATGTATATCGGCAGTGAAGAAGTGCGCACTTCAAAAAAAGAAGCTTTGCGCCCACCACACGAACATAAATTTGTACTGGGCCATTTTTCCATTGGTGAGAAAAAACATGTGCAACAAGCCGTGGATGCGGCTTTGACGGCAAAAAAAGGGTGGGAGCAAATGACCTGGGAAAGCCGCGCTGCTATCTTTTTAAAAGCTGCAGATCTGATTGCTACCAAATACCGCGGGCACATGAACGCCGCTACTATGCTGGGGCAAAGTAAAAATGCGTACCAGGCAGAGATTGACAGCGCTTGCGAGCTGATCGATTTTTTGCGTTTCAATGTGCATTTCCTGAGCGAGATTTATAAACAACAGCCGGTAAGCAGTCCGGGTATGCACAACCGTGCGGAATACCGGCCGCTGGAAGGGTTTGTGCTGGCCATTACCCCCTTTAACTTTACTGCTATCGGAGGCAATCTTCCTACTTCGGCCGCTATGTGCGGTAATGTAGTGGTTTGGAAACCGGCGCATACGCAGATCTATTCTGCTCAGTTTTTCATGCGCATTTTAAAAGAAGCAGGCTTGCCGGACGGGGTGATCAATCTTATTTATGTAGACGGTCCCATAGTAGGAGATGTTTGTTTCAATCACAGAGACTTTGCCGGCGTACATTTCACCGGCTCTACAGGCGTGTTCAATCATATGTGGGAAACCATCGGTAAAAATATCCCTAAGTACAGATCTTATCCGCGCATTGTAGGAGAAACAGGAGGCAAGGATTTTGTAATTGCTCATAAAAGTGCCGATGCCGATGTAGTGGCCACTGCGTTGTTAAGAGGGGCTTTTGAGTTCCAGGGGCAAAAATGTTCCGCTGCCTCAAGGGCGTATATCCCTTCTAACCTTTGGAAAGAAGTGAAGCAAAAATTAGTGGAAGGAATTAATTCTTTCAAAATGGGAACGGTAGAGGATTTTAGCAATTTCATCAATGCCGTGATCGATGAAAAAAGCTTTGACAAGATCAGGGCTTATATCGAGAAAGCAAAGAAAGACCCCAAAGCATCGATTGTAGCGGGTGGTGTTTGTAATAAAAAAGAAGGTTATTTTATTCAGCCCACGGTTATTGAAACAAAAGACCCGAAGTATGTGACGATGTGTGAGGAGATCTTTGGGCCGGTACTTACGGTGTATGTGTACCCCGCTAACCAGTTTGAAAAAACATTGGAACTGGTGGATAGTACATCTCCTTATGCACTTACGGGATCAATTATTGCTACCGATCGTGCGGCGATTGAATTAGCTACCAAACGTCTTTCCAATGCGGCGGGCAATTTTTATATTAATGATAAGCCGACCGGTGCGGTAGTGGGCCAGCAACCCTTTGGCGGCGCCCGTGCGTCGGGAACCAATGATAAAGCGGGCTCTATTCTGAACCTGTATCGCTGGTTGAGTGTGCGGACCATCAAGGAAACGTATAATCCGCCGGTGGATTACCGGTATCCGTTTATGTCGGAAGAGTAA